In a genomic window of Vicinamibacterales bacterium:
- a CDS encoding VOC family protein yields the protein MKIHPYLNFVGQTEEAFRFYERVLGGKLTEFYRFGAMPQQEGFQLTPEQKNLVMHVGLALPDGQMIMASDTMPGMGPQHVAGNNISISLHPDSRAEADRVFNALGQGGTVTMPIADQFWGDYFGSLTDRFGINWMVNYTDPAARQQ from the coding sequence ATGAAGATCCATCCGTACCTGAATTTCGTCGGCCAGACAGAGGAGGCGTTCCGCTTCTATGAACGAGTCCTCGGCGGAAAGCTGACCGAGTTCTACCGGTTCGGCGCGATGCCGCAGCAGGAGGGTTTCCAGCTCACGCCCGAGCAGAAGAACCTGGTGATGCACGTCGGCCTCGCCCTGCCGGACGGCCAGATGATCATGGCGAGCGACACCATGCCGGGGATGGGCCCGCAGCACGTCGCGGGGAACAACATTTCGATCTCGCTCCACCCGGACAGCCGGGCTGAAGCCGACCGCGTCTTCAACGCGCTGGGGCAGGGCGGCACCGTCACGATGCCGATCGCGGATCAGTTCTGGGGGGACTACTTTGGCAGCCTGACGGACCGGTTCGGGATCAACTGGATGGTGAACTACACCGACCCGGCCGCTCGGCAGCAGTAA